The following proteins are encoded in a genomic region of Mycobacterium kiyosense:
- a CDS encoding stearoyl-CoA 9-desaturase translates to MAITDVDVFAHLTDADIDSLAFELDAIRRDIEDSRGERDARYIHRTIAAQRALELAGRVTLAASSRRSAWWAGTVTLGVAKIIENMEIGHNVMHGQWDWMNDPEIHSSTWEWDMSGSSKHWRYTHNFVHHKYTNILGIDDDVGYGLLRVTRDQRWKRFNIFNLVWNTLLALLFEWGVGMQHVEIGKIVKKRMDHAEARERIDEFLGKAGRQVVKDYVAFPALTSLSPGATYKSTLKANATANVIRNVWANAVIFCGHFPDGAEKFTKTDMIGETKGQWYLRQMLGSANFEGGWLLRFMSGNLCHQIEHHLYPDLPSNRLHEISVRVRQICDKYDLPYTTGPFLVQYGKTWRTLAKLSLPDKYLRDNADDAPETRSERMFVDLEPGFAGPDPTTGRRRGLKTAIATVRGWRRNKKARAAAASDDLAA, encoded by the coding sequence GTGGCGATCACCGACGTCGACGTATTCGCGCACCTGACGGATGCCGACATCGACAGCCTGGCGTTCGAATTGGACGCGATCCGCCGGGACATCGAAGACTCACGGGGCGAACGCGACGCCCGCTACATCCACCGAACCATCGCCGCTCAGCGCGCACTCGAACTGGCCGGCCGGGTCACGCTGGCGGCCAGTTCACGGCGTTCGGCTTGGTGGGCGGGCACCGTAACGCTCGGCGTGGCCAAGATCATCGAGAACATGGAGATCGGCCACAACGTCATGCACGGCCAGTGGGACTGGATGAACGATCCCGAGATTCACTCCTCGACGTGGGAGTGGGACATGAGCGGGTCGTCCAAGCACTGGCGCTACACGCACAACTTCGTGCACCACAAGTACACCAACATCCTGGGCATCGACGACGACGTGGGCTACGGCCTGTTGCGCGTCACCCGGGACCAGCGCTGGAAGCGCTTCAACATCTTCAACCTGGTGTGGAACACCCTGCTCGCCCTGCTCTTCGAATGGGGTGTCGGGATGCAGCACGTGGAGATCGGCAAGATCGTCAAGAAGCGGATGGACCATGCCGAGGCCCGCGAGCGCATCGACGAGTTCCTGGGCAAGGCCGGCCGCCAGGTGGTCAAGGACTACGTCGCGTTCCCGGCGCTCACCTCGTTGTCGCCCGGCGCCACCTACAAGTCGACGCTGAAGGCCAACGCGACGGCCAACGTGATCCGCAACGTCTGGGCCAACGCCGTGATCTTCTGCGGCCACTTTCCCGACGGCGCCGAGAAATTCACCAAGACGGACATGATCGGCGAGACCAAGGGACAGTGGTACCTGCGGCAAATGCTGGGCAGCGCCAACTTCGAGGGCGGTTGGCTGTTGCGGTTCATGAGCGGCAACCTGTGCCACCAGATCGAGCACCATCTGTATCCGGATCTGCCGAGCAATCGGTTGCACGAGATCTCGGTGCGGGTGCGCCAGATCTGCGACAAGTACGACTTGCCTTACACCACAGGGCCTTTCCTGGTGCAGTACGGCAAGACGTGGCGAACGCTGGCCAAGTTGTCGTTGCCCGACAAGTACTTACGCGACAACGCCGACGATGCGCCGGAGACGCGCAGCGAACGGATGTTCGTCGATCTCGAGCCAGGTTTCGCGGGTCCCGATCCCACGACGGGCCGCCGTCGCGGGCTGAAGACGGCGATCGCTACGGTGCGCGGCTGGCGGCGTAACAAGAAGGCCCGTGCCGCCGCCGCTTCCGACGACCTGGCGGCCTGA
- a CDS encoding NADPH oxidoreductase: MSKKHVALKARVVETQRPSVVGADKHPGWHALRTIAARITTPLLPDDYLRLANPLWSARELRGRIVEVRRETEDSATLVIKPGWGFSFDYQPGQYVGIGVLVDGRWRWRSYSLTSSPSGRRAARAGSARTITITVKAMPEGFLSTHLVAGVEPGTIVRLAAPQGNFVLPDPAPPAILFLTAGSGITPVMSMLRTLARRNQIGDITHVHSAPTESDVLFGAELAELAERHPGYRLSVRQTRTQGRLDLARLDQEVPDWRSRQTWACGPEGMLTAAEKMWAAAGIGERLHLERFAVAKAAPAGSGGTVTFARSGRSVAADAATSVLDAGEQVGVQMPFGCRMGICQSCVVELVEGHVRDLRTGHEHDPGSRVQTCISAASGDCVIDI; encoded by the coding sequence GTGAGCAAGAAGCACGTGGCGCTCAAAGCCAGGGTGGTCGAGACCCAGCGTCCGAGCGTCGTGGGAGCCGACAAGCACCCCGGGTGGCACGCACTGCGGACCATCGCCGCGCGGATCACCACGCCGCTGTTGCCCGACGACTATCTGCGCCTGGCCAACCCGTTGTGGTCGGCGCGGGAGTTGCGGGGACGCATCGTGGAGGTCCGCCGGGAGACCGAAGACTCCGCGACCCTGGTGATCAAGCCGGGCTGGGGCTTCAGTTTCGACTATCAACCGGGGCAGTACGTCGGGATCGGGGTGCTGGTCGACGGCAGGTGGCGCTGGCGGTCGTACTCGCTGACATCGAGCCCGTCCGGACGCCGGGCCGCAAGGGCCGGTTCGGCTCGCACCATCACCATCACCGTCAAGGCGATGCCGGAGGGGTTTCTGTCCACACACCTGGTGGCCGGGGTGGAACCGGGCACCATCGTGCGACTGGCCGCGCCGCAGGGCAATTTCGTGCTGCCGGACCCGGCGCCGCCGGCCATCCTGTTCCTGACCGCGGGGTCGGGGATCACACCGGTGATGTCGATGTTGCGAACGTTGGCCCGCCGCAACCAGATTGGCGACATCACGCATGTGCATTCGGCGCCCACCGAGTCCGATGTGCTGTTCGGTGCCGAACTGGCAGAACTGGCCGAACGCCATCCCGGCTACCGGTTGTCGGTGCGGCAGACCCGCACCCAGGGCCGGCTCGATCTGGCCCGGCTGGACCAGGAGGTGCCGGATTGGCGCTCGCGCCAGACCTGGGCGTGCGGACCGGAGGGCATGCTGACCGCGGCCGAGAAGATGTGGGCGGCGGCGGGGATCGGCGAGCGGCTGCATCTGGAGCGGTTCGCGGTCGCCAAGGCCGCGCCGGCGGGGTCCGGCGGGACGGTGACCTTCGCCCGCAGTGGCAGGAGTGTGGCCGCCGACGCCGCCACCTCGGTGCTGGATGCCGGAGAGCAGGTGGGCGTGCAGATGCCCTTCGGCTGTCGAATGGGTATATGTCAGTCATGCGTGGTCGAACTGGTCGAGGGCCATGTCCGCGACCTGCGGACCGGTCATGAGCACGATCCAGGGTCCCGGGTGCAGACCTGCATCTCGGCGGCATCTGGTGATTGTGTGATCGACATCTAG